Proteins encoded by one window of Komagataeibacter sucrofermentans DSM 15973:
- a CDS encoding ATP-binding cassette domain-containing protein, whose product MTVATDQARPVALEVLALRSVHGGPFAFTVPAGACVAITGSSGSGKSVLLRMIADLDPHEGDARIDGQACSGMPAAQWRRLVQYVPAEPAWWSDIVLDHMVDTDAVRALVARLGLREDCLRSPLSRLSTGERQRLSLIRALLLHPRVLLLDEPCSALDAATTDRVEAVLQEARAQGTAIVLVSHDMGQAGRMAGTRFRMARGHMEEIAP is encoded by the coding sequence ATGACTGTAGCGACAGATCAGGCCAGGCCTGTGGCGCTGGAGGTACTGGCCTTGCGCAGCGTCCATGGTGGCCCGTTTGCATTCACTGTCCCGGCGGGGGCGTGCGTGGCGATCACCGGGTCATCAGGCAGCGGGAAGTCGGTACTGCTGCGCATGATCGCGGATCTTGACCCGCATGAAGGCGATGCACGCATCGATGGACAGGCCTGCTCGGGCATGCCTGCGGCGCAGTGGCGCCGCCTGGTGCAATATGTCCCGGCGGAACCCGCGTGGTGGTCCGATATCGTGCTGGACCACATGGTGGATACGGACGCGGTGCGCGCGCTGGTCGCGCGCCTTGGCCTGCGGGAAGACTGCCTGCGCTCGCCGCTGTCACGCCTGTCCACGGGGGAACGCCAGCGGCTGTCCCTGATCCGCGCCCTGCTGCTGCATCCCCGTGTCCTGCTGCTTGATGAACCCTGTTCGGCGCTGGATGCCGCCACGACGGACAGGGTTGAAGCCGTTCTTCAGGAGGCAAGGGCGCAGGGGACGGCCATTGTCCTGGTCTCGCACGACATGGGGCAGGCGGGGCGCATGGCCGGGACGCGGTTCCGGATGGCACGGGGACACATGGAAGAAATCGCGCCATGA